In the bacterium genome, TTTTCCATTACGGCAAGTTCTTCGATGGCTTTTTTGGCGTCTTTTTCCGCCTGTTCGAGGGTTACCGGGTAGGACTCGCGGAGCGGATACTCGAACCAGTCCCGCGCCGCTGCGATAACCGGATTACCCGATGTCTGAACTGCGGGGAGGGCTTTGATAACCGCGTCCGTCATCTGGTTTCCCTTGATCTCGATGTACCCGTAGTTACGGATGGGCATATTCGCGCCGACCGCGGACAGCTCGGATGAATACCCTACGTTGATGTTTCCTTCGGCACCCTGAAAGTAGGCGACCCAGACATCCTGACCGACCGTCTTTTTGATGCCCTCTATCGCGTAGTATGGCCAGTCCTCGGAAAAGAGCGTATTCTGCCAGTCGAGGGCGGACGGATGGCAGCCGTAATTGAACGCCACGCCGAGCAGTTTACCCTTCGCATCCTCGATTTTAATGACCGCGACCCTGGGGTCGGGATGAAGCCCGCCATACAGAAGCCAGCGGCGGTTTCTGCCGAGCTCCTGAACCACGGTCGAACCGACTCCGATTTTTCCGGGGACGCGTTTCTTCCAGGCCTGAGCGGCACAGGAGGATGAGCGCTCCACTATCAGATCACGGTAGCTTTCGGCGGCGCTTTCAACATCGGGACCGGCATGTGTGTGCGTACAGGATATGACAATATTGGTTTCGGGTATCCCGGTGCTGTCTTTGACAGCGGTCCGTACCCGGTTGCCGAACTGTTCGCTCAGCTCGCAGAGGGACAGCGTCATGAGCAGGACCGGGACACCGTCCGCACTCTCGATGGCGAGGCACCGTGCATGAAGATCATCATGGATTCCCGTGGAACGCTGGCTCCGTGCAAAACCGTACATGAGCGTGTTTTCACGGGGTGTGATGACCGTTTCACCGAAACCGACTTTAAGTCCTGCGTGTGTGACGGCACGCTGCGAACACCCTAAAAATCCGGCACATAGCAGTAAACCGGCCAGGAATGCAGCCCCATACAATATCGATGTGGGCGCTGATATCGATTTCTCTTTATGGCGATAATTCTTTTTCATGATACGATTCCTCGAAAGCTATTTTTTTATGCAAACCGGAGAAACATCAATCGGCGATCTTTTTTATGAGCGAAAGCGACGAATCGATGCAGAACTGCTCGGTTTTCGGGCTGTAACTGCTGCCATCCACCTCGTAGTCGCCCTCGATAAACTCTTTTGCAGTCGGCAGATAGCCGCCCGGCCCGGGGGTAACGCCGATAACGAAGGTCTTGTCGAGCGGAGACTGCTTTTTAATGGCGAGACCGATATCCGAAAAGAGCTCGCCGGGGAAGGTGACGAATACGGTGTTCCCGATACGGACTGCCTGCTGTTCGAGACGGCGGGTTTTCGGGCGGTCCTGATTTCCATAGAACCGCCGGGCGGCACCGAGACGCTGGCCGGTCTGGAAGACTGCCCTGCGGCAGGTATCGAGTTTCCGGGTTCCCTGGAGCTCGGGGATTTTTTCCATTACGGCAAGCTCCTCGATGGCTTTTTTGGCGTCTTTTTCAGCCTGTTCGAGTGTTACCGGGTACGATTCGCGGAGCGGGTATTCGAAAAAGTCCCTCGCCGCCGCGATTGCCGGGTTGCCCGTTGTCTGAACGTCAGGCAGGGCTTTTATCACCGCGTCCGTCATCTGGTTCCCCTTGATCTCGATGTAACCATAATTCCTGATGGGCATATCCGCTCCGACAGCGGACAGCTCGGAGGAATACCCCACATTGATGTTTCCCTCTGCTGACTGATAGTAGGCGACCCAGACATCCTTACCGACTGTCTTCTTGATGCCCTCGATCGCGTAATAAGGCCAATCCTCTGAAAAGAGCGTATTCTGCCAGTCGAGCGCGGACGGATGGCAGCCGTAATTGAACGCCACGCCGAGCAGTTTTCCCTTCGTATCCTCGATCTTCATGACCGCGACTTCCGGATCGGGATGAAGCCCTCCGTACAGGAGCCAGCGACGGTTCCTGCCAAGCTCCTGAACCACGGTCGAGCCGATGCCGATTCTGCCCGGGGCTCGTTTCTTCCATGCAGTAACGGCGCTCGCCACCGTCTGTTCGAGCAGCATGCTCCGGTAGGCATCGCTTGCGCCGCCCACATTAGGGCCTGCGTGTGTATGGGTGCAGGATATGATGATATTGCTTTCAGGAATGCCGGTGCTGTCCTTAATGGCGGAACGGATCCGGTTGCCGAAATCCTCGTTCAGTCCCACGAGGGAGACGCTCATGAGCACCACGGTCGTTCCGTCCGTTCCCTCGATGACGAGGCTCCGGGCATGGAGATCGTCATGAGTCCCCGTGGAGACCTGGCTGCGGGCAAAACCGGCCATCTGTGTGTTTTCACGGGGTGTGATGACCGTCTCGCCGAGACCGACTTTGATGGATGGCTGTTCCTTCGCGCAGGAGATAAAAACGGCGCAGACCATGACAAAGACCGAAACAGCCAGTATAGCCCTTACGGGAGATAACAAGGTTTTCTTCATTGGAACGGCCTTTCGTTATAAAGAGGTATATTCGAACGGGAAAAATGCCATGCCTGTATAAAATACGGTAAGCAGAAGCAAGGTTCATTCTCACCATTCTCGATGCCAAAGAATTCGCCGGTTATCCGCACTTTGAGAATCCGCACAGCCTGCAGACCAGGCATCCTTCCGAGTGTTCGAGCATTCCGCCGCAGTCGGGGCAGACACCGACCATTTCACCCCGTGTGCGCTTTTTCGAGGTGATCGAATTGGTCAGTTTTTCATAGTCCGCGTCCTGGGTGAAAACAGGGATGGAATCGGTGTTTATCTCCCCTCCGAGATACCGTGAGAGCGCAGTTGCTATGGCATCCGAGCATGACAGGATGAGCTTGCCGTTGTGCCATATCGGCGACGGGCACCGTATGCCCTTGAGCTGTGATACGATTTCGTCGAGGTTGACCCCGCTCCGGAGCGCAAGCGATATAAGACGGCTGATGGCTTCGGACTGGCTCGCGGTGCATCCGCCGGACCGTCCCATCTGGCAGAACACTTCGCAGAGACCGTCCTCGTCACGGTTCACGGTGACATAGAGCTTGCCGCAGCCGGTCTGGAGTTTCTCGGTTGTTCCGGTCGTCAGGGAGGGGCGGGGGCGGGGAGCTATGGGTTTTCTTACAGGGGGCGCTTCTTCTGTTTCCGTGGTTTTTACAGTGGTCAGAACCTGGTGCTCACGGGAACCGTCGCGATAGATGGTGATCCCTTTAAGCCCGGCATCGTACGCCTTGATGTATGCCTGCGCCACATCCTCAATTGTCGCGGACTGCGGGAAATTTATGGTTTTCGACACTGCATTGTCAGTGTGACGCTGGAATGCGGCCTGAATGCGGATGTGCCAGTCCACCGGGATATCGTTTGCCGTGCGGAAAATACGGCTGATTTTCGGCGGAACATCCTCAAGGTCATCCACAGAGGGCGTCTCGGTAACCGTGCTCATGAATTTTTCATCGATGATGCCGGCCTTTTCCGCCATGTCACGGAAAAGTGGGTGAAATTCGACCAGTTCCCTGCCGTTGAGCACATTCCGTTTGTATGCCAGCGCGAACAATGGCTCGATGCCGCTCGAACACGAGGCGATAATGCTGATGGTTCCCGTGGGGGCAATAGTGGTTGTCGTGGCGTTCCTGAGGGCGGGCAATCCGGCGCGATGGAAGCTGCTGCCCTCGAACGAGGGGAAAGCGCCGCGTATCTCCGCGAGGTGACGGGATTCGGCTTTCGATTCACGGTCGATGAATTCCATGACCTGCTCGGCAGTCCGTTCCGCTTCCTTTGAATCGTACGGGATGCCGAGACGGATGAGCATGTCGGCATATCCCATGACACCGAGGCCGATTTTTCTGTTACGGCGGGTTTCCTCGGCTATTTTCTCGATAGGGTACCTGTTGACATCGATGACATTGTCGAGGAAACGCACGGCGAGATGGGCAATCCTGCCGAGATGTTCCCAGTCGATGACCGGCTGTCCCTCATGTTCGGTGACCATGAGCGAGAGATTGACCGACCCAAGGTTGCATGATTCGTACGGAAGGAGGGGCTGTTCGCCGCAGGGATTGGTCGATTCGATCCGGCCGAGGTGTGGTAGCGTGTTCTTCTCGTTGATACGGTCGATGAAGATAATTCCCGGGTCGCCGCTGTCATGGGCGTTTTCCACGATGAGGCTGAATATCTCGGCCGCTTTTTCCGTCCCGGCAACAGCGCCGGTGCGTGGGTTGAGGAGCTCGTAGGTTCCATCCGCTTTGACCGCTTCCATGAAGACATCGGTCACCGCGACTGAGATATTGAAGTTGTTGAAGCGGTTGTGATCCCTTTTACAGGTGACGAATTCGCGGATATCGGGGTGATCGACACGGAGTATACCCATGTTCGCGCCGCGCCGTGTTCCGCCCTGCTTGATGGTCTCCGTCGCCGCATCGAACACTTCCATGAACGAGACGGGGCCGCTCGATATACCACGTGTCGACTGGACGACATCGTTTTTCGGACGGAGCCGTGAGAACGAGAATCCCGTACCGCCGCCGCTCTTGTGGATGAGCGCCGCATCCTTCACCGACTGGAATATGGATTCCATGGAATCCTCGATGGGCAGGACGAAACAGGCGGAAAGCTGTCCGAGCTCACGGCCTGCGTTCATGAGGGTTGGGGAATTCGGGAGAAATTCACCCGCCGCCATCATGTTGTAGAAGAGCGTTTCGAGACGGCCGGTTACCGAGCTGGCATCGTACAAATCCTCGGCGCCGGCTATGACCTTTGCGACCCTCCGGAACATCTCGTGAGGTTCCTCGACAACCGCTCCGGTCTCGTTTTTTTTCAGGTAGCGGGCCTGGAGCACGGTGAGCGCGTTTTCGGAGAGCACGATCGGCTGTTCCCCGGTATCCCCGGGTGTCTTTTCAATAATCTCCGTCGAGGAGAGAATCCTGATTTTTCCGTCTATCGATGGCGACATGGAATACTCCGTGGTGTGTTAAGAGGGCGGTGAAAAAGTATATTTTTCACTCGCCCGGTTACGAAATTTATTGTTTGTATGCTGTCAAGGGCATGTAAATCGGCACTTCGTGCCGACCCTTGACAGCCTTGATCCTGACATGGGGTGTTTTTCACAAAGCTTTTATAGTGCATAAATTCTACCATCATTCCCATTCCATTTTTACATCTTTGTACTTCTCACAGACTGCAAGGAGCACCTCATCCAACGGTTTCTCCACAATCCCCAGCGAGTGCAGCGAAAACGTCCAGGGCAGGGGATAGTCTCGAAGCCGTATAATTACATCTTTCATTTTTGTGGTGAAACAATCGAGTTCTATATAAAGAATTTTGCCAGTATTACGATGCACACTGATTATAAGTTCCGGATCATCTGCCGTTGGCTTATAAAGTTCTAAATCATCTTTATCAGCGTTTTTGTAATCATCTGTTTCGAGTGATATCATACCCGAATCAATAATATCTTCATCTATTTTTAATTGTATATCCGTCGTCATCGTTTTTTTGTATTCCTTAACATTTCGCTCTTAAATTTCCAGATACTGTGAATAGCTATGAGGGACAGGAATTGTGTATCCCTCTTCACGCAGTCCCTGAAGGTGAAATTCAATTGCTTCCTTCATAAGCAGTTCAACTTCGGACTGTGTCGAACCTGTTGCAATACAGCCCTCAAGGTCAGGCGAATACGCCGAATAACCGGTTTTTGTCTTTTCAACGATGATAATGTATTTCATGGTTTTAAACCTGCCTGTTTCAGTGCGGGGATACTATAAACACCCGAATTATAGCAGGGAAGTCTGTTCATCATCCTGTTTCTTTTTCTGACGGGCGGCTTTCTTGTGTGTAGCATCCGCCGACCATTCGGGGAAACTCAGCTCCTTGCCGCCAAGCAGCTCTTCGATGGTCAGTATCTGGATGCGCGGATACCTCATGATACGGGCGCTCACCTTGATTTCAGTCTCGTAAAAACCCGCCGAGGCAGCCTCGGTTTCTATGGGAGCGGTCGGCTCCTGCAGGGTGATGAATGCCCCGATAGCCGCTTTTTCATGTTCGACCACACCGATCAGGTCCCTGACCTGCGATACGGTTACATGGCCGCTCTTTACCTGAACGACAATTTTTTTCGCCTGCCTGCTTTCATCGTCGAAGAAATAATTATACCCGTCAACTCCCTTGTCCGCGCCTTTGCGCTTGTCCTGGGCAGGTCTCGCTCCCACAAGGCTGAGCGCCCACCATTCGAACTGGTGACGGTTCTGTATGGCGAGCGTTCGCGCGCTTTCAAGGTCTTTCGGGTCGCCGATGATTTCATAGGGCGACAGCTCATGTGAAAAGGTATCCTCGAGACGGTGTTTCATAAGCGCTATTGCAAGGTGGGTGATGTCGATGCCGATCCATCGCCGGTGTAACCGTTCCGCCACCGCTATGGTCGTTCCGCAGCCGCAGAACGGATCGAGAACAAGGTCGCCTTCATTGCTGCTCGCCTTGATGATGCGCTCTAAAAGAGATTCCGGTTTTTGTGTAGGGTAACCGAGTCGTTCTTTTGCTTGAGAATTAATTACAGAAATATCTGT is a window encoding:
- a CDS encoding neutral/alkaline non-lysosomal ceramidase N-terminal domain-containing protein, whose amino-acid sequence is MKKNYRHKEKSISAPTSILYGAAFLAGLLLCAGFLGCSQRAVTHAGLKVGFGETVITPRENTLMYGFARSQRSTGIHDDLHARCLAIESADGVPVLLMTLSLCELSEQFGNRVRTAVKDSTGIPETNIVISCTHTHAGPDVESAAESYRDLIVERSSSCAAQAWKKRVPGKIGVGSTVVQELGRNRRWLLYGGLHPDPRVAVIKIEDAKGKLLGVAFNYGCHPSALDWQNTLFSEDWPYYAIEGIKKTVGQDVWVAYFQGAEGNINVGYSSELSAVGANMPIRNYGYIEIKGNQMTDAVIKALPAVQTSGNPVIAAARDWFEYPLRESYPVTLEQAEKDAKKAIEELAVMEKIPELQGTRKLDTCRRAVFQTGQRLDSARQFYSSGEHPKTIRLEQQAVRIGDAVFITFPGELFSDIGLAVKKQSPLDKTFIIGL
- a CDS encoding neutral/alkaline non-lysosomal ceramidase N-terminal domain-containing protein; this translates as MKKTLLSPVRAILAVSVFVMVCAVFISCAKEQPSIKVGLGETVITPRENTQMAGFARSQVSTGTHDDLHARSLVIEGTDGTTVVLMSVSLVGLNEDFGNRIRSAIKDSTGIPESNIIISCTHTHAGPNVGGASDAYRSMLLEQTVASAVTAWKKRAPGRIGIGSTVVQELGRNRRWLLYGGLHPDPEVAVMKIEDTKGKLLGVAFNYGCHPSALDWQNTLFSEDWPYYAIEGIKKTVGKDVWVAYYQSAEGNINVGYSSELSAVGADMPIRNYGYIEIKGNQMTDAVIKALPDVQTTGNPAIAAARDFFEYPLRESYPVTLEQAEKDAKKAIEELAVMEKIPELQGTRKLDTCRRAVFQTGQRLGAARRFYGNQDRPKTRRLEQQAVRIGNTVFVTFPGELFSDIGLAIKKQSPLDKTFVIGVTPGPGGYLPTAKEFIEGDYEVDGSSYSPKTEQFCIDSSLSLIKKIAD
- a CDS encoding vitamin B12-dependent ribonucleotide reductase; the protein is MSPSIDGKIRILSSTEIIEKTPGDTGEQPIVLSENALTVLQARYLKKNETGAVVEEPHEMFRRVAKVIAGAEDLYDASSVTGRLETLFYNMMAAGEFLPNSPTLMNAGRELGQLSACFVLPIEDSMESIFQSVKDAALIHKSGGGTGFSFSRLRPKNDVVQSTRGISSGPVSFMEVFDAATETIKQGGTRRGANMGILRVDHPDIREFVTCKRDHNRFNNFNISVAVTDVFMEAVKADGTYELLNPRTGAVAGTEKAAEIFSLIVENAHDSGDPGIIFIDRINEKNTLPHLGRIESTNPCGEQPLLPYESCNLGSVNLSLMVTEHEGQPVIDWEHLGRIAHLAVRFLDNVIDVNRYPIEKIAEETRRNRKIGLGVMGYADMLIRLGIPYDSKEAERTAEQVMEFIDRESKAESRHLAEIRGAFPSFEGSSFHRAGLPALRNATTTTIAPTGTISIIASCSSGIEPLFALAYKRNVLNGRELVEFHPLFRDMAEKAGIIDEKFMSTVTETPSVDDLEDVPPKISRIFRTANDIPVDWHIRIQAAFQRHTDNAVSKTINFPQSATIEDVAQAYIKAYDAGLKGITIYRDGSREHQVLTTVKTTETEEAPPVRKPIAPRPRPSLTTGTTEKLQTGCGKLYVTVNRDEDGLCEVFCQMGRSGGCTASQSEAISRLISLALRSGVNLDEIVSQLKGIRCPSPIWHNGKLILSCSDAIATALSRYLGGEINTDSIPVFTQDADYEKLTNSITSKKRTRGEMVGVCPDCGGMLEHSEGCLVCRLCGFSKCG
- a CDS encoding type II toxin-antitoxin system HicB family antitoxin; this encodes MKYIIIVEKTKTGYSAYSPDLEGCIATGSTQSEVELLMKEAIEFHLQGLREEGYTIPVPHSYSQYLEI